In Paenibacillus sp. FSL M7-0420, a single genomic region encodes these proteins:
- a CDS encoding S8 family peptidase, with protein sequence MSRKNLTVAGVVTAALTVLLLTFALRPEGSGGTLRQASVPNPAQEKVIKKTTLVQDVTATDKLNRIDVNRHLSTLLADMHHASPEAISAYAQSLQEGHGHITMLMLVDFNTRKTTTFKSSLPEGTDQENKQLLHYLNTAKAAIKGHQSYESPSFIIGDKKYYFVAQRNREGQIAVIALINQKILDRVALHQLKNLRLIPYPKEGKYRVESVHADTLKDITVKTGHDNENASHYYENEIVVRFPNGHPTAAQLQTIAADIRCKEPRKLGYAYIFRSDKMSYSQLKTYFANKWHPLYAEPHYMYLTNDAVSENTGANVITPNDLLFSTYQWNLPAIETPQGWNLSKGSKEIVIAVVDTGVQANHPDLKGQLLKGYNAITSGSTPDDDVGHGTHVAGIIGALTNNEEGVAGISWYNKILPVKALDNAGAGTTYSVAEGIIWAADQGAKVINLSLGNYADSQFLHDAIKYAYDRDVVIVSASGNDNTERPGYPAAYEEVIAVAATNAAGERASFSNYGDYIDVAAPGESIASTYPDNQYAALSGTSMASPHVAALAGLVRSLNPALTNKEVTALLTSNAIDLGTAGHDKYYGWGQVDIYRTLQAAGGGQVPLQLFPQQVGKQLDSIQ encoded by the coding sequence ATGTCACGTAAAAATTTAACCGTCGCCGGTGTAGTCACTGCCGCGCTGACCGTACTGCTGCTCACCTTCGCCCTGCGTCCGGAAGGCAGCGGCGGTACCCTCCGGCAAGCGTCTGTGCCTAATCCCGCTCAGGAAAAAGTGATCAAGAAAACCACCCTTGTGCAGGATGTAACGGCCACTGACAAGCTGAACCGCATCGATGTAAACAGACATCTGAGCACCCTGCTGGCCGATATGCATCACGCTTCGCCTGAAGCTATCTCAGCATATGCGCAGAGCCTTCAGGAGGGGCACGGGCATATTACCATGCTGATGCTGGTGGATTTCAACACCCGTAAGACAACCACCTTCAAATCTTCACTGCCGGAAGGAACCGACCAGGAGAATAAGCAGCTGCTTCATTATCTGAACACGGCCAAAGCTGCGATCAAAGGCCACCAGTCCTATGAATCCCCTTCGTTCATCATCGGCGACAAAAAATACTATTTCGTGGCCCAGCGTAACCGGGAGGGCCAAATCGCTGTCATCGCTCTGATTAACCAGAAGATTCTGGACCGCGTCGCGCTGCATCAGCTCAAGAATCTGCGGCTCATCCCATACCCGAAGGAAGGCAAGTACCGGGTAGAATCCGTCCACGCCGATACCTTGAAGGACATCACGGTCAAGACCGGACATGACAATGAGAATGCCAGCCATTACTACGAGAATGAGATTGTCGTCCGCTTCCCGAACGGGCATCCCACGGCGGCACAGCTTCAGACCATCGCCGCCGATATCCGCTGCAAGGAGCCGCGCAAGCTGGGGTATGCTTATATTTTCCGGTCGGATAAGATGAGTTACTCTCAGCTCAAGACCTACTTCGCCAATAAGTGGCATCCGCTGTACGCAGAGCCTCACTATATGTACTTAACCAATGATGCGGTCAGCGAAAATACGGGAGCGAATGTAATTACGCCCAATGACCTGCTCTTCTCCACTTACCAGTGGAATCTGCCGGCAATTGAAACCCCGCAGGGCTGGAACCTGTCCAAGGGCAGCAAGGAGATCGTAATCGCCGTTGTGGATACCGGTGTTCAAGCGAACCACCCGGATCTGAAGGGGCAGCTGCTCAAGGGGTACAATGCGATTACCAGCGGCAGTACGCCGGATGACGATGTCGGACATGGCACTCATGTGGCCGGCATCATCGGAGCGTTAACCAATAATGAAGAAGGGGTCGCCGGCATTAGCTGGTATAACAAGATCCTTCCGGTAAAAGCGCTGGATAATGCCGGGGCGGGCACCACCTATTCGGTGGCCGAAGGCATTATCTGGGCGGCAGATCAGGGGGCTAAGGTGATTAATCTCAGCCTGGGCAACTATGCCGACTCGCAGTTTCTGCATGATGCGATTAAGTATGCCTATGACCGGGATGTAGTGATTGTCTCCGCTTCCGGCAATGACAATACAGAGCGGCCGGGATACCCCGCAGCCTATGAAGAGGTGATTGCAGTCGCCGCAACGAATGCGGCGGGAGAGCGTGCTTCCTTCTCTAATTACGGGGATTACATCGATGTGGCTGCACCCGGGGAGAGCATTGCCAGCACCTATCCCGATAATCAGTATGCTGCGTTATCCGGCACCTCGATGGCCAGTCCCCATGTAGCGGCGCTGGCCGGACTGGTGCGCTCCTTGAACCCTGCGCTGACGAACAAGGAAGTGACCGCGCTCTTGACCTCTAATGCCATCGATCTGGGCACCGCCGGCCATGATAAATATTACGGCTGGGGCCAGGTGGATATCTACCGTACCCTGCAGGCGGCAGGAGGAGGCCAGGTTCCGCTCCAGCTGTTCCCGCAGCAGGTCGGCAAACAGCTCGATTCCATACAATAA
- the pdxR gene encoding MocR-like pyridoxine biosynthesis transcription factor PdxR — translation MHIDLLRSGDKSLPRQISETIAQRITSGLLQPGTRLPSVRGLSSSLKVSQVTVSKAYADLEQRGHILCSQGKGCYVAERERNRQGAEVRWQDGYDDYLPRAQLWRNFDYSEVDYPFHLASIHSSLLPLGPIGTTMAALVNEQPELMATYGNFQGDPDLREVMRKHLQGRGIQLSSGDLMITSGAQQGIDLVARTFVGPGDTVYLEAPSYTGAIDVFAGRGAEMIFVPMDGEGMRVDRLTAMCDRRPPKLIYTNPTFQNPSGVTMSMPRRQRLLELARSYRCLIVEDDPFSDLYFHQPPPASIKSLDTAGHVVYMKSFSKVLAPGCRIACVAAEGNILSRLIAAKSASDLGSPLLTQRAVLPFIERQYDEYAAKLRSALRVRMEAAAKLLKQYAPAGVTWQLPGGGLNLWLQLPESPETTKLHALAEQEGISFLPGDVCYAGDIPSRHIRLSYSQLTQEGMERGLRRLLLLLERHLRS, via the coding sequence ATGCATATTGATTTACTCCGCAGCGGCGACAAATCGCTGCCCCGGCAGATCAGTGAGACGATCGCGCAGCGGATCACCTCGGGGCTGCTCCAGCCGGGCACACGGCTGCCGTCCGTTAGAGGTCTGTCATCCTCCTTGAAGGTAAGCCAGGTAACGGTAAGCAAGGCTTATGCTGACCTGGAGCAGCGCGGTCATATTCTGTGCAGCCAGGGTAAAGGCTGCTATGTGGCAGAACGGGAGCGGAACAGGCAAGGCGCAGAGGTAAGATGGCAGGACGGATATGATGACTATCTGCCACGGGCCCAGCTGTGGCGTAACTTCGATTATTCAGAGGTGGACTATCCCTTTCATCTGGCCTCCATTCACAGCAGTCTGCTTCCGCTCGGGCCGATAGGCACGACTATGGCTGCACTTGTGAATGAGCAGCCTGAGCTGATGGCGACCTATGGTAATTTTCAGGGTGACCCGGACCTGCGCGAGGTAATGCGTAAGCATTTGCAGGGCCGGGGAATACAGCTTAGCTCCGGTGATCTGATGATCACAAGCGGCGCACAGCAGGGGATCGATCTGGTCGCCCGGACCTTTGTCGGTCCGGGGGATACGGTGTATCTGGAGGCGCCCAGCTATACGGGGGCGATTGATGTTTTTGCCGGGCGGGGGGCTGAGATGATCTTCGTTCCAATGGACGGGGAGGGCATGCGGGTGGACCGTCTTACAGCGATGTGTGACCGGAGGCCGCCTAAGCTCATCTATACCAATCCGACCTTCCAGAATCCGAGCGGGGTCACGATGAGCATGCCAAGAAGACAGCGTCTGCTGGAGCTTGCCCGCAGCTACCGCTGTCTCATTGTGGAGGATGATCCGTTCAGTGACCTGTATTTCCATCAGCCGCCCCCGGCGTCCATTAAATCGCTGGATACCGCCGGACATGTAGTCTACATGAAGAGCTTCAGCAAAGTCCTCGCCCCCGGTTGCCGGATCGCTTGTGTGGCCGCTGAGGGCAATATCCTCTCCAGGCTGATCGCCGCCAAGTCTGCCAGTGATCTCGGCAGTCCGCTGCTGACCCAGCGGGCAGTGCTGCCCTTCATCGAGCGCCAGTATGACGAGTACGCAGCGAAGCTGCGGTCAGCGCTGCGTGTCCGCATGGAGGCGGCAGCGAAGCTGCTGAAGCAGTATGCTCCGGCCGGGGTAACCTGGCAGCTGCCGGGGGGCGGGCTGAATCTGTGGCTGCAGCTGCCGGAATCCCCCGAGACAACGAAGCTGCATGCTCTGGCCGAGCAGGAAGGGATCTCCTTCCTTCCGGGCGATGTCTGCTATGCCGGGGATATACCCTCCAGGCATATCCGGCTGAGCTATTCGCAGCTGACGCAAGAGGGGATGGAGCGCGGACTCCGCCGGTTGCTGCTGCTGCTGGAACGGCATCTGCGCTCTTAA
- the thiI gene encoding tRNA uracil 4-sulfurtransferase ThiI → MDYADMLLLRFGEFILKGKNRSRFEKTVLRHVKEMVKPYPNVKLTREFGRIYVELNGEPAGELTEALVKVFGIASISPVKVSRPEFEDILAASRTFLHLLAPAAGTSFKVSARRVWKGFPHGSIEMNKLIATPLLQGYPGLLVDVKSPDLELKIEIREEHTLIFCENIAGVGGFPLGTNGKAMLLLSGGIDSPVAGWSAMRRGLEVECVHFYSYPYTSELARQKVVDLTRILSRYAGVIKLHLVPFTEAQTSFTGIGQDNLIITLMRRAMLRIATALAEKEGALALITGDSLGQVASQTLPSMNVIGRATALPLLRPLVMMDKSEIVELSQTIGTYDLSILPYEDCCTLFVPKSPTTNPNLRIVDKIEATLPGYQALLDTAVAGTETVLITPYGNEKPEDLVPAQAGLQEEWF, encoded by the coding sequence ATGGACTATGCCGATATGCTCCTGCTGCGCTTCGGGGAGTTCATTCTCAAAGGAAAGAACCGCAGCCGGTTCGAGAAGACCGTACTGCGGCATGTGAAGGAGATGGTGAAGCCGTATCCCAATGTGAAGCTGACCCGGGAATTCGGGAGGATCTACGTCGAATTGAACGGTGAACCCGCAGGAGAATTAACAGAGGCGCTCGTAAAAGTATTCGGGATCGCCTCAATTAGCCCGGTGAAAGTCTCCCGGCCGGAATTCGAGGATATTCTTGCGGCCAGCCGGACCTTCCTCCACCTTCTTGCTCCGGCGGCGGGAACCAGCTTCAAGGTTAGTGCGCGCCGGGTGTGGAAGGGCTTCCCACACGGCTCTATAGAGATGAATAAGCTTATAGCTACACCGCTGCTGCAGGGATATCCGGGGCTGCTGGTAGATGTGAAGTCTCCCGATCTGGAGCTGAAGATTGAGATTCGTGAAGAGCATACTCTTATTTTCTGTGAGAATATTGCCGGAGTCGGCGGCTTCCCGCTGGGAACGAACGGCAAGGCTATGCTGCTTCTCTCCGGCGGGATCGACAGTCCGGTTGCGGGCTGGTCAGCGATGCGCAGGGGGCTGGAGGTAGAGTGCGTCCACTTTTACAGCTATCCATATACGAGCGAGCTTGCCCGCCAGAAGGTTGTAGATTTGACGCGTATCTTGTCGCGTTATGCCGGTGTAATTAAGCTGCATCTGGTTCCGTTCACGGAGGCGCAGACCTCTTTTACCGGGATCGGGCAGGATAATCTGATCATTACACTCATGCGCCGGGCTATGCTGCGGATTGCTACCGCCCTTGCGGAGAAGGAGGGGGCGCTTGCGCTGATTACCGGCGACAGTCTGGGCCAGGTGGCCAGCCAGACCCTGCCAAGTATGAATGTAATCGGGCGTGCAACGGCTCTGCCGCTGCTGCGTCCGCTGGTGATGATGGACAAGAGTGAGATTGTGGAGCTCTCGCAGACTATCGGTACGTATGACTTGTCCATCCTGCCATACGAGGATTGCTGTACGCTGTTCGTGCCCAAATCGCCGACGACGAATCCGAATCTGCGGATTGTAGACAAGATTGAAGCGACGCTGCCGGGCTATCAGGCCTTACTCGATACGGCGGTTGCCGGAACCGAGACCGTACTCATTACACCTTATGGCAATGAGAAGCCGGAGGACTTGGTACCTGCGCAGGCAGGACTTCAGGAAGAGTGGTTCTGA
- a CDS encoding lytic transglycosylase domain-containing protein — MSINAAAPSGQLKWVDLRSSSMKREDTQSNAGVTGASAAAFTAMLQQAAGTSQATDSSNKSTYVALAGTSSMDNLLWQQLGEAAEANSGISGEITQTVPTDYEQLIQTASAKYGVPVDLIKAVIDTESSFNPNVVSSAGAKGLMQLMDGTANGLGVSDPFDPAQSIDGGVRYLSYQLKRYDGQEKMALAAYNAGPGRVNKLGVSTDAELMANLSGLPKETQAYIAKIERARAQFAV; from the coding sequence ATGTCAATCAATGCCGCTGCGCCAAGCGGTCAGTTGAAATGGGTAGACCTGAGAAGCTCAAGCATGAAGCGTGAGGATACCCAATCGAACGCCGGAGTGACCGGTGCCTCGGCAGCGGCGTTCACTGCAATGCTTCAGCAGGCAGCCGGTACGTCTCAAGCCACTGACAGCAGCAATAAAAGCACATACGTTGCTCTTGCAGGTACCTCTTCGATGGATAATCTGCTGTGGCAGCAGCTTGGGGAAGCAGCAGAGGCAAATAGCGGCATTTCCGGGGAAATAACGCAGACCGTGCCGACGGATTATGAACAGCTGATTCAGACTGCCAGCGCGAAATATGGCGTTCCGGTTGATCTGATCAAGGCGGTTATTGATACGGAATCCTCCTTCAATCCGAATGTTGTATCTTCTGCCGGTGCCAAGGGACTGATGCAGTTAATGGACGGAACGGCTAACGGACTGGGTGTCTCTGATCCCTTCGATCCTGCCCAGAGCATTGACGGCGGCGTACGATACCTCTCGTACCAGCTTAAGCGGTATGACGGACAGGAGAAGATGGCGCTGGCCGCCTATAATGCCGGACCGGGCCGGGTGAACAAGCTTGGAGTCAGCACCGATGCTGAGCTTATGGCGAACCTCTCCGGGCTTCCGAAGGAGACTCAGGCCTACATTGCCAAAATAGAACGCGCCCGCGCGCAATTCGCGGTATAA
- a CDS encoding YpuI family protein encodes MSAVSVQKLCESTREKLKSVIDKMELFLNEHALPQLVTEEDEETLHFYRGFLSDLRHLLVFSEMSYEKLGLALRRATFDEPFAQKALYNVYHLGVNNFFYPKNESYSEDGRYAYTGQDAIRFRKKPVRPARDIIMEITKVYEELRDDLTYYENDYLTEKRMQNQV; translated from the coding sequence ATGTCAGCAGTAAGTGTGCAGAAATTGTGTGAATCCACGAGAGAGAAGCTTAAATCCGTTATCGACAAAATGGAACTGTTCCTGAATGAGCATGCACTTCCGCAGCTTGTTACCGAAGAGGATGAAGAAACGCTGCATTTCTATCGGGGGTTCTTGTCTGATCTCCGCCATCTGCTGGTGTTCTCGGAAATGTCTTATGAGAAGCTTGGGCTTGCACTGCGCCGCGCTACCTTCGATGAACCTTTCGCGCAAAAAGCGCTATATAATGTATATCATCTAGGAGTTAATAACTTCTTCTATCCTAAGAATGAGAGTTATTCGGAGGATGGACGTTACGCTTATACCGGGCAGGATGCGATTCGTTTCCGTAAGAAGCCTGTGCGTCCGGCACGCGACATCATTATGGAGATCACCAAGGTCTATGAAGAATTGCGTGATGATCTGACTTATTATGAGAATGATTATTTGACAGAGAAGCGGATGCAGAATCAGGTGTAA
- a CDS encoding cysteine desulfurase family protein has product MLYWDYAAAAPPYEEVVQTLEQVMRKHFANPSSLHRAGEEADKLIKRAREVCAAALDVLPQEILFTSGATESNNLAVKGAALQYQSRGRHIVTTELEHSSVYESCLQLQKLGWEVTFVPPDSQGVIEPSRIAAAVRPDTVLVSVMHVNNEIGTVQPLREIGQLVKAVNRRTLFHVDGVQGYGKLEAPLKAWQADLYSLSAHKLRGPRGTGILYVREGVTLFPLLTGGSQEQGKRAGTENVPNIVASAKAMRMSGEQREAFSDRIRPLKAQLENYIAGIPELVLNSREDGAPHIVHFSYPGMKGEVLARRLEELGMAVATRSACSSRQAEPSRILLSMGRDTAAALGGIRISLGDSHTQQDVSRLEQALLAAVQSLKIAEGGMK; this is encoded by the coding sequence ATGCTGTATTGGGATTATGCCGCTGCTGCCCCTCCCTATGAGGAGGTTGTGCAGACGCTGGAGCAGGTGATGAGGAAGCACTTCGCCAACCCCTCTTCCCTGCACCGGGCGGGAGAAGAGGCGGACAAGCTGATCAAGCGTGCGCGTGAGGTGTGCGCAGCTGCGCTTGATGTGTTGCCGCAGGAAATACTATTCACCTCGGGGGCTACCGAGAGCAACAATCTGGCGGTCAAAGGAGCTGCGCTGCAGTATCAGAGCAGAGGGCGGCATATTGTGACCACGGAGCTGGAGCATTCTTCGGTCTACGAGAGCTGTCTTCAGCTGCAGAAGCTGGGCTGGGAGGTTACCTTCGTACCACCTGACTCTCAGGGAGTGATCGAACCCTCGCGGATTGCCGCTGCGGTCCGGCCGGATACGGTGCTGGTGAGTGTGATGCATGTGAATAATGAGATCGGCACGGTACAGCCGCTGCGTGAGATCGGACAACTGGTCAAGGCGGTGAACCGCCGGACGCTCTTCCATGTAGACGGCGTGCAGGGCTACGGGAAGCTTGAGGCTCCACTGAAGGCCTGGCAGGCAGATCTGTACAGCCTGTCCGCGCATAAATTACGCGGGCCGCGCGGGACGGGAATTCTCTATGTCAGAGAAGGCGTCACGCTGTTTCCCTTGTTGACTGGCGGTTCCCAGGAACAGGGCAAGCGCGCCGGGACAGAGAATGTGCCGAATATTGTAGCTTCAGCCAAGGCCATGCGGATGAGCGGGGAACAGCGGGAGGCCTTCAGCGACCGGATTCGTCCGCTCAAGGCACAGCTGGAGAATTATATAGCAGGGATACCAGAGCTTGTACTGAACAGCAGGGAGGACGGGGCGCCGCATATTGTTCACTTCTCTTACCCCGGCATGAAGGGGGAGGTCTTGGCCCGCAGGCTGGAAGAGCTCGGGATGGCGGTTGCCACACGCTCCGCTTGTTCCTCGCGCCAAGCCGAGCCGAGCCGGATTCTGCTGTCCATGGGCAGGGATACCGCCGCTGCGCTTGGCGGCATACGGATCAGCCTGGGGGACAGTCACACGCAGCAGGATGTGAGCAGGCTGGAGCAGGCACTGCTGGCAGCCGTCCAATCCTTGAAGATTGCAGAAGGAGGCATGAAATAA
- a CDS encoding DUF1540 domain-containing protein: protein MTNAKPLVKCSVSNCHFWGEQNLCRAEEIVIEIDQHAGSRYMEEYAEELTAGNHHDRAGTSSATCCLTFKPNA, encoded by the coding sequence ATGACAAACGCCAAACCGCTTGTGAAGTGTAGTGTGAGCAACTGTCATTTTTGGGGAGAACAGAACCTGTGCCGTGCCGAGGAAATTGTCATTGAGATCGATCAGCATGCAGGCAGCCGTTATATGGAGGAATACGCAGAGGAGCTGACGGCGGGTAATCATCATGATCGTGCCGGAACCTCGTCCGCAACCTGTTGTCTGACGTTCAAGCCGAACGCCTGA